The Streptomyces sp. NBC_01591 genome window below encodes:
- a CDS encoding IS6 family transposase has product MDSAPPSYRGHRYPVEIIAHCVWLCFRFLLSFREVEELMLERGVIVSHETVRRWCTKFGQAYANGLGRRRVQPGDKWHLDEVFLRINGELKYLWRAVDADGNVLDILVQNRRDTAAARRFFRKLLKKTCSVPRVVVTDKLRSYGAAHREVMPSVEHRSHKGLNNRAENSHQPTRQRERAMKGFRSTGGAQRFLSAFSGISPHFRPRRHLMTATEYHTETTTRFAIWDEITGATDQPIAA; this is encoded by the coding sequence GTGGACAGCGCGCCGCCGTCGTACAGGGGGCACCGGTACCCGGTGGAGATCATTGCGCACTGCGTGTGGCTGTGCTTCCGTTTCCTGCTGTCGTTCCGCGAGGTCGAGGAGCTGATGCTCGAGCGCGGCGTGATCGTCTCCCACGAGACGGTCCGCCGCTGGTGTACGAAGTTCGGGCAGGCCTACGCCAACGGCCTGGGCCGCCGGCGTGTGCAGCCGGGCGACAAGTGGCACCTGGACGAGGTCTTCCTCAGGATCAACGGTGAGCTGAAGTACCTGTGGCGGGCCGTCGACGCCGATGGCAACGTGCTCGACATTTTGGTCCAGAACCGGCGGGACACCGCTGCGGCCAGGCGGTTCTTCCGCAAACTGCTCAAGAAGACCTGCTCGGTGCCGAGGGTGGTTGTCACCGACAAGCTGCGCTCCTACGGCGCGGCCCACCGCGAGGTCATGCCCTCCGTCGAGCATCGCTCCCACAAGGGTCTGAACAACCGGGCCGAGAACAGTCATCAGCCGACGAGGCAGCGCGAACGCGCGATGAAGGGCTTCCGCAGTACCGGCGGGGCCCAGCGGTTCCTGTCCGCGTTCAGCGGCATCTCACCGCACTTCCGACCACGCCGCCACCTGATGACCGCCACCGAATACCACACCGAGACGACCACCCGCTTCGCCATCTGGGACGAGATCACCGGCGCCACCGACCAGCCCATCGCAGCGTAA
- a CDS encoding MFS transporter yields MKGDLSLLRERNFLLFFLARTSSLTGNVIAPLGLAFAVLALPDGSPSQLGLLLGTRTVAQLGLILLGGVLADRFPRQRLIIVGETAAGCSQALTAALFLHGSVPMNLLIVLAAVNGASSAVSQPAATALVPQLVDAERIQPANALLRLAANLSRIGGVFAGGVLVAAVAPGWALAADAATYFLSAVLLMFSRPRTASRALTATEAPTSLLSELRSGWTEFSSLRWMWPVVGQFAIVNASFGGAIMVLGPAVAKQELGGAVAWSVVLGAHSAGFVLGSLIAIRIRPRYPLRTGVFVTFGFFPAYLFLAGGSPTWLIATSMLVAGICIDVFEVLWRTTVHTHVPEQSMSRISSYDSLVSFICTPLGLAVAGPVAAHIGIAETLLLSGVLVLLASTIPLLLSAVRNLPARCTVPEHVPE; encoded by the coding sequence ATGAAAGGTGATCTCAGCCTGCTGCGGGAGCGGAATTTCCTCCTGTTCTTCCTCGCCCGCACATCGTCCCTGACGGGCAACGTCATCGCACCGCTGGGCCTCGCCTTCGCCGTGCTGGCCTTGCCTGACGGCTCCCCGTCCCAACTCGGACTACTGCTGGGGACCCGCACAGTCGCTCAGCTCGGTCTGATTCTGCTGGGCGGAGTCCTCGCGGACCGGTTCCCCCGCCAGCGTCTGATCATCGTGGGGGAGACCGCCGCCGGATGCTCCCAAGCGCTCACCGCCGCCCTGTTTCTGCACGGCAGCGTGCCGATGAACCTTCTGATCGTCCTCGCCGCCGTCAACGGCGCGTCCTCCGCTGTCAGCCAACCAGCCGCCACCGCGCTCGTACCCCAGCTCGTCGACGCCGAACGCATTCAGCCTGCGAATGCGTTGCTGCGCCTAGCGGCCAACCTCTCGCGTATCGGAGGCGTGTTCGCCGGCGGAGTACTCGTCGCGGCCGTCGCGCCTGGCTGGGCCTTGGCGGCCGACGCCGCCACCTACTTCCTGTCCGCCGTGCTGCTGATGTTCAGCCGCCCTCGTACGGCATCGCGGGCACTCACCGCGACAGAGGCGCCGACCAGTCTCCTCAGCGAACTGCGCAGCGGCTGGACAGAGTTCTCCTCCCTGCGCTGGATGTGGCCGGTCGTAGGCCAGTTCGCCATCGTCAACGCCTCCTTCGGAGGAGCCATCATGGTGTTGGGCCCGGCGGTGGCCAAGCAGGAGCTGGGCGGGGCGGTCGCCTGGTCGGTCGTTCTCGGCGCCCACTCGGCCGGTTTCGTCCTCGGCAGCCTGATCGCGATCCGCATCCGTCCCCGTTACCCCCTGCGTACGGGCGTTTTCGTCACCTTCGGCTTCTTCCCGGCCTACCTGTTCCTCGCCGGGGGCTCCCCAACCTGGCTGATCGCCACCAGCATGCTGGTGGCTGGCATCTGCATTGATGTGTTCGAGGTCCTGTGGAGAACCACGGTCCACACTCATGTTCCCGAGCAGTCCATGTCCCGGATCAGCTCATATGACTCGCTGGTCTCCTTTATCTGCACGCCCCTGGGCCTCGCCGTGGCAGGCCCGGTGGCTGCTCACATCGGCATAGCCGAAACACTCCTGCTCAGCGGTGTACTCGTCCTCCTGGCCAGCACCATCCCTCTCCTCCTCTCGGCCGTCCGCAACCTCCCGGCTCGTTGCACTGTCCCGGAGCATGTACCCGAATAA
- a CDS encoding GrpB family protein, which yields MMPQERQEQEIPRVSMTDEEIEAANLKTPPLLNSNIKLMEYTPEWAAAFAEEARRMSDELGALPHRIEHTGSTSVPGLPAKPVIDILLIVPDSADESAYVPSLAPLGYALAVREPDWYEHRVLRKPDLAPSAESANLHVLSTGCPEIQRMILFRDWLRAHTNDRDLYARTKRDLAQRTWTYMQHYADAKSEVIADILERAMRAEPPSAHGSS from the coding sequence ATGATGCCACAGGAACGTCAAGAGCAGGAGATCCCCCGCGTCTCGATGACTGACGAGGAGATCGAAGCGGCGAACCTGAAGACGCCCCCCCTACTCAACAGCAACATCAAGCTGATGGAGTACACGCCGGAATGGGCCGCCGCGTTCGCGGAGGAGGCCCGCCGGATGAGCGACGAGCTGGGCGCGCTGCCACACCGGATCGAACACACAGGGTCCACCTCGGTACCCGGGTTGCCCGCCAAACCGGTCATCGACATCCTGCTGATCGTTCCCGACTCCGCCGACGAATCCGCCTACGTGCCCAGCCTGGCTCCCCTCGGTTACGCGCTCGCGGTCCGGGAGCCCGATTGGTATGAGCACCGCGTCCTGCGCAAGCCCGACCTCGCGCCCAGTGCCGAATCAGCCAATCTGCACGTGCTCTCCACCGGCTGCCCCGAGATTCAGCGCATGATCCTTTTCCGCGACTGGCTGCGCGCCCACACGAACGATCGCGACCTCTACGCCCGAACCAAAAGGGACCTCGCACAGCGGACATGGACGTACATGCAGCACTACGCCGACGCGAAGAGCGAAGTCATCGCGGACATCCTCGAACGTGCCATGAGAGCTGAACCTCCCAGCGCCCATGGCAGCTCATGA
- a CDS encoding ISAs1 family transposase: MVRTSADDYLAIVKKNHPGLYAQVTKLPWAEIPLDHRTRDRAHHRDEIRRIKVVAFHHLGYPGARQAIQIVRWRRELSTGKLTTERVYVITSLDVFDATPAQLATWIRGHWGIENRLHHVRDRTFCEDDSKVRTGHLPRTMAGLRNLAISVFRQNGETNIAAALRRTSRDYHRPLSTLGLT, encoded by the coding sequence ATGGTGCGTACCTCCGCCGACGACTACCTGGCCATCGTGAAGAAGAACCACCCCGGACTGTATGCGCAGGTCACCAAGCTGCCCTGGGCCGAGATCCCGCTGGACCACCGCACCCGGGACCGGGCCCACCACCGCGACGAGATCCGTCGGATCAAGGTCGTCGCCTTCCACCACCTCGGCTATCCCGGCGCCCGCCAGGCCATCCAGATCGTCCGGTGGCGGCGCGAGCTGAGCACCGGGAAACTGACCACCGAGCGCGTCTACGTGATCACCAGCCTCGACGTCTTCGACGCGACACCGGCCCAACTCGCCACCTGGATCAGAGGCCACTGGGGCATCGAGAACCGCCTGCACCACGTCCGCGACCGCACCTTTTGCGAGGACGACTCCAAGGTCCGCACCGGCCACCTGCCCCGCACCATGGCCGGCCTGCGCAACCTCGCCATCAGCGTCTTCCGCCAGAACGGCGAGACCAACATCGCCGCCGCCCTCCGCCGCACCAGCCGCGACTACCACCGGCCGCTGTCGACCCTCGGCCTCACGTGA
- a CDS encoding alpha/beta hydrolase family protein, whose product MSVEQDEATTTVTAADVARIAKQGVFATPTSLDPKAVNVGHALIATLQGAAEKPLLTDDLQRLTEQVRQKATIGFPRITSADGIRLSAHTIKLNAPEPRPVVIVPSDWTPAGWPLFEHTYLKLALRGYHVLAYTPRGLGLTADVHGGGYMDGPCTSGGTIDVAGPLDWADGSTVIDYAQQHFNPSRIAFFGRAYGGLISQLVAAHDPGARVDAVVALSTWEDLVAGHQNDRGHLAAVADLTNFTGGPVKHKFDEDTQQILADLQAGENPDDVASWAMQRAAFSYVGQTNARGTATFISHAGSDALFPLRQITKHFEQLTVPKRLSLQNGSRPAPEHAGLTVPLSDTAPTLDEAFAWLDHHLLGAANNVPTWSPVSS is encoded by the coding sequence ATGAGCGTTGAACAGGACGAGGCGACCACCACGGTCACCGCGGCAGACGTGGCCCGGATCGCGAAGCAGGGTGTCTTCGCGACACCGACTTCGCTCGACCCGAAAGCCGTCAATGTGGGCCATGCGCTGATCGCCACGCTGCAAGGCGCGGCGGAAAAGCCGCTGCTGACCGATGACCTCCAGCGGCTCACGGAGCAGGTGCGGCAGAAGGCCACCATCGGCTTCCCCCGCATCACCTCCGCCGACGGGATCCGGTTGTCGGCACACACCATCAAGCTCAATGCCCCAGAGCCCCGGCCGGTGGTGATCGTGCCGTCCGACTGGACGCCTGCCGGCTGGCCCCTGTTCGAGCACACGTATCTCAAGCTGGCGCTGCGCGGCTACCACGTGCTGGCCTACACCCCCCGCGGGCTCGGGCTTACGGCAGACGTGCACGGCGGCGGGTACATGGACGGCCCGTGCACCTCCGGAGGGACGATCGACGTGGCCGGCCCCCTGGACTGGGCCGACGGCTCGACCGTGATCGACTACGCTCAACAGCACTTCAACCCGAGCCGTATCGCCTTCTTCGGCAGGGCCTACGGCGGGCTCATCAGCCAGCTCGTCGCGGCGCACGATCCTGGCGCCCGTGTGGACGCCGTCGTCGCGCTGAGCACGTGGGAGGACCTGGTCGCCGGCCACCAGAACGACCGCGGACACCTCGCCGCGGTCGCCGACCTGACCAACTTCACCGGCGGACCGGTGAAGCACAAGTTCGATGAGGACACGCAGCAGATCCTCGCGGACCTCCAGGCCGGAGAAAACCCCGACGATGTCGCCTCGTGGGCGATGCAGCGGGCTGCGTTCTCCTACGTCGGGCAAACCAATGCCCGTGGCACCGCGACGTTCATCTCCCACGCCGGGAGCGATGCGCTGTTCCCGCTCAGGCAGATCACCAAGCACTTCGAGCAGCTCACCGTGCCCAAGCGACTGAGCCTGCAGAACGGCAGCCGGCCCGCACCTGAACACGCCGGGCTGACCGTCCCGCTCAGCGACACCGCCCCGACACTCGACGAAGCCTTCGCCTGGCTCGACCACCATCTCCTCGGGGCCGCCAACAACGTACCCACCTGGTCACCGGTCAGCAGCTAG
- a CDS encoding RICIN domain-containing protein encodes MAVFTAALVARHSDKLVSVTASGTEDGAEVVQWTDKNKPNQHWNLVATTGGYYNVIAVHSGKALSVTASDTEDGGTVVQWTNKGKPNQEWKLVQKDDGYFSLEARHSGKLLSVVGEDTADGAKLVQWTDKNKPNQHFRLG; translated from the coding sequence ATGGCCGTTTTCACTGCCGCTCTGGTGGCCCGTCACAGCGACAAGCTCGTGTCCGTCACCGCCTCGGGGACCGAGGACGGCGCCGAGGTCGTCCAGTGGACCGACAAGAACAAGCCCAACCAGCACTGGAACCTGGTGGCGACGACGGGTGGCTACTACAACGTGATTGCCGTGCACAGCGGAAAGGCCCTGTCGGTCACCGCCTCGGACACCGAGGACGGCGGGACCGTCGTCCAGTGGACCAACAAGGGCAAGCCCAACCAGGAGTGGAAGCTCGTCCAGAAGGACGACGGGTACTTCTCCCTGGAGGCACGCCACAGCGGCAAGCTCCTGTCCGTCGTCGGCGAGGACACCGCGGACGGTGCCAAGCTCGTCCAGTGGACCGACAAGAACAAGCCCAACCAGCATTTCCGCCTCGGCTGA
- a CDS encoding DUF6332 family protein, which produces MDMGRESRWEKDAMTVEIVFALVTAVVLAAAVFAVALALALAFGVSGPAGKGALVGGALLGAAAGVWRLVRVLRRFDAQRRKGH; this is translated from the coding sequence ATGGATATGGGGCGTGAGTCGCGGTGGGAAAAGGACGCAATGACGGTGGAGATCGTTTTTGCTCTGGTGACTGCCGTCGTGCTGGCTGCGGCGGTCTTTGCCGTCGCTCTGGCTCTCGCACTGGCTTTTGGCGTCTCTGGTCCAGCGGGGAAGGGCGCGTTGGTGGGGGGTGCGCTGCTCGGAGCGGCGGCCGGAGTGTGGCGTCTGGTCCGGGTGCTGCGCCGGTTCGACGCACAGCGCCGTAAAGGTCACTGA
- a CDS encoding peptidoglycan-binding protein, whose product MQPNQGDNSPAQPLPEVTALLQALRQVKTSKNLSLDAFTHDTGYSRSSWNRVLKGTAFPPRAAVERLCSRRGLDKNTLLGLWDTADQARRAADTQDEAPSEAAHVPAPADSAPGVPDPTPPTALAPDPTPPTAAPDPTPSAAADPVPPTVPDTVPGTAAPKPAAATPAPAPSTPGPAEPARPAAAPRSRIKILALIAAALAALLLVGRWYSVHETKDSAVSQPETGGDNRPGDDQPVADETPVPPKSSTAPTKTPPDDEKKDKDQDSTGEEDTNTKPPRPSSSAKDQASSPASASASPSTAASPGAAGRASCRYNWDRTQVMAKGMVGSKVKQIQCLLNSNYDYTLTVDGKFGESTDVAVRAVQSCSGLNPDGQVGPQTWKYLDTPMSGCGH is encoded by the coding sequence GTGCAACCCAACCAAGGCGACAATTCACCCGCACAGCCACTGCCGGAAGTCACCGCACTGCTCCAGGCACTACGGCAGGTCAAGACATCCAAGAACCTCTCCCTGGACGCCTTCACCCACGACACCGGCTACTCACGCTCCTCGTGGAACCGGGTCCTCAAAGGCACCGCGTTCCCACCCCGGGCAGCCGTGGAACGACTCTGCTCCCGCCGCGGCCTGGACAAGAACACCCTGCTCGGCCTCTGGGACACCGCCGACCAGGCCCGCCGCGCCGCAGACACCCAGGACGAAGCACCGTCCGAAGCAGCGCACGTTCCGGCACCGGCGGACTCCGCACCAGGCGTACCGGACCCCACACCGCCGACAGCCCTTGCACCGGACCCCACACCACCGACAGCAGCCCCAGACCCCACACCGTCGGCAGCCGCGGACCCCGTGCCGCCGACAGTCCCGGACACCGTTCCTGGCACCGCAGCTCCGAAACCCGCAGCGGCCACCCCGGCTCCCGCACCATCCACGCCCGGCCCGGCCGAACCGGCAAGGCCGGCCGCTGCTCCCCGAAGCAGGATCAAAATCCTCGCGCTGATCGCCGCTGCCCTCGCCGCGCTGCTGCTGGTCGGACGCTGGTACTCGGTCCACGAGACGAAGGACTCCGCCGTCTCCCAGCCCGAGACCGGCGGCGACAACCGCCCCGGCGACGACCAACCAGTGGCCGACGAAACCCCCGTGCCCCCGAAGAGCAGCACCGCACCGACCAAGACTCCGCCGGACGACGAGAAGAAGGACAAGGACCAGGACTCCACGGGCGAGGAGGACACGAACACGAAGCCACCGCGCCCCAGCAGTTCAGCCAAGGACCAGGCCTCTTCCCCGGCCTCTGCTTCTGCCTCTCCCAGTACGGCCGCCTCGCCCGGCGCCGCCGGCCGCGCCAGCTGCCGCTACAACTGGGACCGCACCCAGGTCATGGCTAAGGGCATGGTCGGCTCGAAGGTGAAGCAGATCCAGTGCCTGCTGAACTCCAACTACGACTACACACTCACCGTCGACGGCAAGTTCGGAGAAAGTACCGACGTCGCCGTACGTGCCGTGCAGAGCTGTAGCGGTCTCAATCCCGACGGCCAGGTCGGACCCCAGACCTGGAAGTACCTCGACACCCCCATGTCCGGCTGCGGCCACTGA
- a CDS encoding GH25 family lysozyme produces the protein MCIISKKTGLQAGAMVAVAAAGFGLISYSGNEQAQANSPAAYSVKGFDTSHHNSHPIQWSAAARAGYSFVFQKATQGTGYRDPQFAGDFAGASQAGLMAAPYHFYDSGSGVAQADHFVRTARAAGYDGKRPGQLPPVVDLEKIRGRCPAGVNNTQVAAFLSKARQAFGVNPIVYTSKDFADTCLRGNTGALANSPLWQPRYESGTREPAPVGGRYWSIWQYTENGTVPGLRGKADINVYKGTLTQLRALAHLSPGQTPTRPGTGSTTPPAPPTTPPAPSTTPSAPSTAVWPLLKNGTRGVNVTTAQHLLAAGGQSVTADGIYGPNTRNATAAFQRSHGLTADGIIGPNTWNKLVRTVGQGSKGSTVKAAQAQLAGYGNRIAVDGAFGPATQAAAAAFQRSHGLTADGIIGPKTWNKLVNGTKTSTPTTPAPTTPAPANGRLTQRQALTQLAAAGIKAPVGRTSLAGVRARTIQGVIALKKASGCTIVITGGTESGHSTRGNHSHANGYKLDLRTRDEGRCVTNWIKTTQRKGAPRGNDARWHGTLNGISAEYVYEIPRSGGIHWDITLI, from the coding sequence GTGTGCATCATCAGCAAGAAGACGGGTCTTCAGGCGGGTGCCATGGTGGCGGTCGCGGCCGCCGGATTTGGCCTGATCAGCTACTCCGGCAACGAGCAGGCGCAGGCGAACAGCCCGGCCGCGTACAGCGTGAAGGGCTTCGACACCAGCCACCACAACTCCCACCCGATCCAGTGGTCGGCAGCCGCGAGGGCCGGGTACTCGTTCGTGTTCCAGAAGGCGACCCAGGGCACCGGCTACCGCGACCCGCAGTTCGCCGGTGACTTCGCAGGCGCCTCGCAGGCCGGGCTGATGGCCGCGCCCTACCACTTCTACGACTCCGGTTCCGGCGTGGCCCAGGCCGACCACTTCGTCCGTACGGCCCGGGCCGCCGGCTACGACGGCAAGCGGCCCGGGCAACTTCCCCCGGTGGTCGACCTGGAGAAGATCCGCGGCCGGTGCCCGGCCGGGGTGAACAACACCCAGGTCGCCGCGTTCCTCTCCAAGGCCCGTCAGGCGTTCGGGGTGAACCCCATCGTCTACACCTCGAAGGACTTCGCCGACACCTGCCTGCGCGGCAACACCGGCGCCCTGGCCAACAGCCCGCTGTGGCAGCCCCGCTACGAGAGCGGAACGCGTGAGCCCGCTCCCGTCGGCGGCAGGTACTGGTCGATCTGGCAGTACACCGAGAACGGGACGGTACCCGGCCTGCGGGGCAAAGCCGACATCAACGTCTACAAGGGCACACTGACCCAGCTCCGCGCACTCGCCCACCTCAGCCCCGGCCAGACCCCCACCCGCCCGGGAACAGGTTCGACAACCCCGCCTGCTCCGCCCACGACGCCGCCTGCTCCGTCCACGACGCCATCTGCTCCGTCCACGGCCGTCTGGCCGCTGCTCAAGAACGGGACGCGCGGCGTCAACGTCACCACCGCCCAGCACCTGCTGGCCGCGGGCGGCCAGTCCGTCACCGCCGACGGGATCTACGGCCCGAACACCCGGAACGCCACCGCCGCGTTCCAGCGCTCCCACGGCCTGACCGCCGACGGCATCATCGGCCCGAACACCTGGAACAAGCTGGTCCGCACCGTTGGCCAGGGCTCGAAGGGATCCACGGTGAAGGCGGCCCAGGCGCAGCTGGCCGGGTATGGCAACCGCATCGCGGTCGACGGGGCGTTCGGCCCGGCCACCCAGGCCGCGGCTGCCGCGTTCCAGCGGTCCCACGGCCTGACCGCCGACGGGATCATCGGCCCGAAGACGTGGAACAAGCTCGTCAACGGAACCAAGACGAGCACCCCGACCACGCCTGCCCCGACCACGCCCGCTCCGGCGAACGGTAGGCTGACCCAGCGCCAGGCCCTCACGCAGCTCGCCGCGGCCGGTATCAAGGCCCCGGTCGGGCGGACCTCTTTGGCAGGTGTCCGTGCCCGGACCATCCAGGGCGTCATCGCTCTGAAGAAGGCCAGCGGCTGCACCATCGTCATCACCGGCGGCACCGAGTCCGGCCACAGCACCCGGGGCAACCACTCCCACGCCAACGGTTACAAGCTCGACCTGCGTACCCGTGACGAGGGCCGCTGCGTGACCAACTGGATCAAGACCACCCAGCGCAAGGGCGCCCCGCGGGGCAACGACGCCCGCTGGCACGGCACCCTCAACGGGATCTCCGCCGAGTACGTCTACGAAATCCCCCGCAGCGGCGGCATCCACTGGGACATCACCCTCATCTGA